The Coffea arabica cultivar ET-39 chromosome 4e, Coffea Arabica ET-39 HiFi, whole genome shotgun sequence genome includes a window with the following:
- the LOC113741523 gene encoding peptidyl-tRNA hydrolase, mitochondrial isoform X1: MRVSAAFSTTTAAAALRLLFSSCDHPKTLIPFYSWTRHSSTLTQFTPRLRMVHNTHNNDLSPSSVSAAASFSSSAAASASAAAPTDKPKTQTWLIVGLGNPGKRYNGTRHNVGFEMVDYIAQAEGISMGSISFKALFGKGHIANVPVMLAKPQTFMNASGESVGAIASYYRIPLAQVLVIFDDMDLPFAKLRLLPKGGHGGHNGMKNIINHFKGSRDFPRLRIGIGRPPGKMDPMNFVMRPFTKQEREELDFTFQTGLEAVRILLLEGINRSATFVNSAKSLEQLQ, from the exons ATGAGAGTATCTGCTGCATTTTCTACCACCACCGCAGCCGCCGCTCTCCGCCTCCTCTTCTCCTCTTGTGACCACCCTAAAACCCTTATCCCATTTTATTCTTGGACAAGGCATTCTTCTACTCTTACCCAATTTACCCCAAGATTAAGAATGGTGCATAATACTCATAATAATGACCTATCCCCTTCCTCAGTCTCCGCCGCAgcctctttttcctcttctgCAGCAGCGTCAGCGTCAGCAGCGGCGCCTACTGATAAGCCGAAAACTCAGACCTGGCTTATCGTAGGGCTCGGTAACCCGGGGAAGCGGTACAATGGGACCCGCCATAAC GTGGGTTTTGAGATGGTGGATTACATTGCTCAAGCAGAGGGCATTTCAATGGGTAGTATTTCCTTCAAGGCCCTGTTTGGAAaag GTCATATTGCAAATGTGCCTGTGATGCTAGCTAAACCACAGACTTTCATGAATGCAAGTGGTGAGTCT GTTGGGGCAATTGCCTCGTATTATAGGATCCCATTGGCGCAAGTCCTAGTG ATTTTTGATGATATGGATCTTCCATTTGCAAAGCTGCGGTTACTGCCAAAGGGTGGACATGGAGGGCATAACGG GATGAAGAATATTATTAATCACTTTAAAGGTAGCCGGGACTTTCCTCGTCTAAGGATTG GCATTGGCCGGCCCCCCGGGAAAATGGATCCCATGAATTTCGTTATGCGCCCATTCACCAAACAAGAACGTGAAGAG TTGGATTTTACGTTTCAGACTGGCTTGGAAGCAGTGCGAATTCTTTTGCTCGAGGGAATCAACAGAAGTGCTACTTTTGTTAATAGTGCCAAGTCATTGGAACAGCTTCAGTAA
- the LOC113741523 gene encoding peptidyl-tRNA hydrolase, mitochondrial isoform X2, producing the protein MRVSAAFSTTTAAAALRLLFSSCDHPKTLIPFYSWTRHSSTLTQFTPRLRMVHNTHNNDLSPSSVSAAASFSSSAAASASAAAPTDKPKTQTWLIVGLGNPGKRYNGTRHNVGFEMVDYIAQAEGISMGSISFKALFGKGHIANVPVMLAKPQTFMNASGESIFDDMDLPFAKLRLLPKGGHGGHNGMKNIINHFKGSRDFPRLRIGIGRPPGKMDPMNFVMRPFTKQEREELDFTFQTGLEAVRILLLEGINRSATFVNSAKSLEQLQ; encoded by the exons ATGAGAGTATCTGCTGCATTTTCTACCACCACCGCAGCCGCCGCTCTCCGCCTCCTCTTCTCCTCTTGTGACCACCCTAAAACCCTTATCCCATTTTATTCTTGGACAAGGCATTCTTCTACTCTTACCCAATTTACCCCAAGATTAAGAATGGTGCATAATACTCATAATAATGACCTATCCCCTTCCTCAGTCTCCGCCGCAgcctctttttcctcttctgCAGCAGCGTCAGCGTCAGCAGCGGCGCCTACTGATAAGCCGAAAACTCAGACCTGGCTTATCGTAGGGCTCGGTAACCCGGGGAAGCGGTACAATGGGACCCGCCATAAC GTGGGTTTTGAGATGGTGGATTACATTGCTCAAGCAGAGGGCATTTCAATGGGTAGTATTTCCTTCAAGGCCCTGTTTGGAAaag GTCATATTGCAAATGTGCCTGTGATGCTAGCTAAACCACAGACTTTCATGAATGCAAGTGGTGAGTCT ATTTTTGATGATATGGATCTTCCATTTGCAAAGCTGCGGTTACTGCCAAAGGGTGGACATGGAGGGCATAACGG GATGAAGAATATTATTAATCACTTTAAAGGTAGCCGGGACTTTCCTCGTCTAAGGATTG GCATTGGCCGGCCCCCCGGGAAAATGGATCCCATGAATTTCGTTATGCGCCCATTCACCAAACAAGAACGTGAAGAG TTGGATTTTACGTTTCAGACTGGCTTGGAAGCAGTGCGAATTCTTTTGCTCGAGGGAATCAACAGAAGTGCTACTTTTGTTAATAGTGCCAAGTCATTGGAACAGCTTCAGTAA
- the LOC113742082 gene encoding F-box/LRR-repeat protein At3g03360 → MESGNEVQTRTTLDDVSLGNFSRLPESMIHHICSFLSARDVARTSILSKAWYCISAIYSYITLHFTYEKSDSEDLFGHGLPDERFSQQVEREHLDFLFMIEESVRECLEMESNVLRVDLHIDFPDINLLAPRLDGWISLVLKKNIKDLLLCVDTLNRTSAHSAWSHYNRIRGLSARSSYNGSSGRSARSYYSVPQFLVLASCLKVLSLSYCAFESSLEIKLPQLQRLSFRDSCFVGRSLFERFLCGCPVIECVKMWSCKIDKLLSIPNLPRLEYFECVNCAIVDIIRMDAANLQKFYFGAPQSGWPKTIDWATCNPALKEVIFNGKSSACIDVLSTVLSQLPFIETLELHDCMSYGKFKISSQTLKRLVFKDCSNLSFAQIDAPNLELLECVNCDEPFLPISASHHLQVHFSFVFGAHSVEWLLTLKAFVKKLKHWEDLKLIVYPEHQNKITDELQIEGMIIHDKLSKLALEKLEGLGSNAGPENQLIRCEVGTSEAVENSKDQASSSRSRTSRITFKWKYDASQQRFIL, encoded by the exons ATGGAATCAG GAAACGAGGTGCAAACAAGAACAACTCTGGATGATGTGAGCCTTGGCAACTTCTCCCGGTTGCCTGAATCGATGATCCATCATATTTGCTCGTTTCTATCTGCTCGAGATGTTGCTCGCACCTCTATCCTGTCCAAGGCTTGGTATTGCATCTCCGCCATTTATTCCTACATTACCTTGCATTTTACTTACGAAAAGTCGGATTCGGAAGATTTATTCGGACATGGTCTTCCTGATGAAAGGTTTAGTCAACAAGTTGAACGCGAACATCTCGATTTCCTGTTTATGATAGAAGAATCCGTTCGAGAATGCCTCGAAATGGAGTCTAATGTACTCAGAGTTGATCTACATATAGACTTCCCTGATATAAATCTGTTGGCTCCAAGACTAGATGGATGGATTTCTCTTGTATTGAAGAAGAATATTAAAGATCTTCTTCTTTGCGTTGACACTTTAAATCGCACTAGTGCTCACTCTGCTTGGTCTCATTATAATCGCATTAGAGGTCTCTCTGCTCGGTCTTCTTATAATGGCAGTAGCGGTCGCTCTGCTCGGTCTTATTACAGTGTTCCTCAATTTCTTGTACTTGCTAGCTGTTTAAAAGTGTTGAGCTTGAGTTATTGTGCATTTGAGAGTAGTTTGGAGATTAAACTTCCCCAGCTACAGAGGCTTTCTTTCCGTGACTCTTGTTTCGTGGGTAGATCTTTATTTGAAAGGTTTCTCTGCGGATGTCCTGTGattgagtgtgtgaaaatgtggTCCTGCAAAATAGACAAGCTCCTCTCTATCCCAAATTTACCTCGactggagtattttgagtgtgTGAACTGTGCTATTGTTGACATTATCAGAATGGATGCGGCTAATCTGCAGAAATTCTATTTTGGAGCACCCCAAAGTGGCTGGCCTAAAACTATTGATTGGGCAACTTGTAATCCAGCCTTGAAGGAAGTGATATTTAATGGAAAGAGTAGCGCATGCATCGATGTCTTATCAACCGTATTATCTCAGCTTCCGTTCATTGAGACATTAGAATTACATGACTGCATGAGCTATGGGAAGTTCAAGATTTCGAGCCAGACTCTTAAGAGGCTGGTCTTTAAAGACTGCAGTAACCTGTCATTTGCTCAAATTGATGCTCCAAACTTGGAGTTATTGGAATGCGTTAATTGCGACGAGCCTTTTCTTCCAATCAGTGCCTCACATCATCTCCAAGTTCACTTCAGCTTTGTGTTTGGAGCACACTCTGTTGAGTGGCTTTTGACATTGAAGGCTTTTGTTAAGAAGCTGAAGCATTGGGAAGATTTGAAGCTGATCGTCTATCCTGAGCATCAG AACAAGATTACTGATGAGCTGCAAATTGAG GGAATGATAATTCATGACAAACTGAGCAAG TTGGCATTGGAAAAGCTGGAGGGACTTGGCAGTAATGCAGGTCCAGAAAACCAGCTAATCCGTTGCGAGGTAGGCACATCTGAAGCAGTTGAAAATTCGAAGGATCAAGCCTCAAGTTCTCGCAGCAGGACTTCCAGGATTACTTTCAAATGGAAATATGATGCCTCGCAACAGAGGTTTATACTCTAG